Proteins from a genomic interval of Desulfomonilaceae bacterium:
- the nifA gene encoding nif-specific transcriptional activator NifA — MAIKKDKQPAVKRELQELLLLFEVSQILDQSIELAEVVGPVLEAIARQMGMMRGTITLLNRQSGEIMIETAHGLSEVQKERGRYRPGEGITGQVVKTGKPAIVPHISDEPMFLDRTGARKRLQKTDISFICVPIKIGNEVIGALSADRLFEEGVSFEEDVRLLSIIASMIAQAVRLRQEAQEERQRLMEENARLQSELREKFRPSNIVGNSKVMRAVYDLISQVSPSEATVLVRGESGTGKELVAHAIHYNSPRADKPFVKVNCGALPESVVESELFGHERGAFTGAIATRKGRFELAHAGTIFLDEIGDLSPTTQIKLLRVLQEKEFERVGGSTTLKIDVRIIAATNRDLETLIAESSFRSDLYYRLNVFPIHVPPLRERKTDIPLLADYFIEKYSRANDKPVLRIATPAIDMLMSYHWPGNVRELENCIERAVLLSSDQVIHSHHLPPTLQTAEASGTAHFGTLDSTLTTVERDLIVDALKAAGGNKAKAARALGLTERIMGLRVRKYGIDPTRFRTLS; from the coding sequence ATGGCTATTAAAAAAGATAAGCAACCAGCGGTTAAAAGAGAACTACAGGAACTTTTGCTGCTGTTTGAAGTTAGTCAAATTCTTGATCAGTCAATAGAGTTGGCCGAAGTTGTAGGCCCAGTTCTGGAGGCCATCGCCAGGCAGATGGGGATGATGCGGGGAACCATTACGCTCTTGAACAGACAATCCGGTGAAATCATGATTGAAACTGCCCACGGGTTATCTGAAGTTCAGAAAGAACGGGGAAGATACCGACCCGGTGAGGGAATTACCGGACAAGTCGTAAAAACAGGAAAACCCGCTATTGTTCCTCACATATCGGATGAGCCCATGTTTCTGGATCGGACGGGAGCGCGCAAGCGTTTACAGAAAACCGACATATCCTTTATTTGTGTTCCCATAAAAATAGGAAACGAGGTCATTGGAGCGCTCAGCGCCGACAGACTTTTCGAAGAGGGCGTTTCATTTGAGGAGGATGTTCGCTTACTATCCATTATCGCATCCATGATCGCTCAGGCGGTTCGCTTACGACAGGAGGCTCAGGAAGAACGGCAGAGGCTCATGGAGGAAAACGCGCGGCTGCAGAGTGAATTGCGGGAAAAATTCCGGCCGTCCAATATCGTTGGCAACTCCAAAGTCATGCGCGCTGTTTACGATCTGATTTCTCAGGTTTCGCCAAGTGAGGCCACCGTTTTGGTAAGAGGGGAAAGCGGCACTGGCAAGGAGTTGGTGGCTCACGCTATTCACTATAACAGTCCAAGGGCCGACAAGCCTTTTGTGAAGGTTAACTGTGGGGCCCTGCCTGAGAGTGTTGTGGAAAGCGAGCTATTTGGCCACGAGCGAGGAGCGTTTACCGGCGCTATCGCCACACGAAAAGGGCGTTTCGAGTTGGCCCATGCGGGGACAATCTTTCTCGATGAAATTGGTGACTTGTCCCCTACAACCCAGATCAAGCTCCTTCGAGTGCTTCAGGAAAAGGAGTTTGAGCGTGTAGGCGGTTCTACTACTCTGAAAATAGACGTAAGAATCATAGCCGCGACAAACAGGGATCTTGAGACCTTAATCGCGGAGTCCTCTTTCAGGAGCGACCTATATTACAGGCTCAACGTATTTCCCATACACGTTCCCCCTCTAAGGGAACGAAAGACGGATATACCATTACTGGCGGACTATTTTATTGAAAAATACAGCCGCGCTAACGACAAGCCTGTCTTAAGAATTGCGACGCCCGCTATAGACATGCTCATGAGTTACCATTGGCCGGGTAATGTCAGGGAGTTGGAAAACTGCATCGAAAGAGCGGTTCTCTTGAGTTCCGACCAGGTGATTCATTCCCATCACCTACCGCCAACCCTGCAGACAGCGGAGGCTAGTGGCACAGCCCATTTCGGGACGTTGGACTCCACACTTACAACGGTTGAGCGTGACCTGATCGTTGACGCTCTTAAGGCCGCTGGGGGTAACAAGGCCAAAGCGGCTCGGGCTTTGGGCCTGACGGAGCGTATCATGGGTTTGCGTGTCCGAAAGTATGGGATAGATCCGACCAGGTTTCGTACGTTATCGTAA
- a CDS encoding ammonium transporter, whose amino-acid sequence MNQADNAWVLVSSALVLLMTPGLAMFYGGMTRAKNVLSTMMHSFFLIALASIIWMFYGFSLAFAPDALGGWLGGSHYFFLNNIGASLFPDLVDPSKTMTIPGTTFMIFQCMFAVITPALITGAFAERMKFSSFVLFMILWITFVYCPVAHWVWGPGGWLAGMGALDFAGGTVVHINAGVAALACAIVVGKRKGYGQAAMIPHNLTLTLLGAGLLWFGWFGFNAGSALAASEGAAMAFVVTHMATSAAALSWLAAEWIIRGKPTTLGVASGAVAGLVAVTPASGFIGPVSSVILGAVAGVVCYLAVLAKSSLGYDDALDVVGVHGVGGIWGAIATGLFASKAINPAGSDGLFFGNPGQLWIQIVAVLATVVYSFVATLIILYVVKAIVGLKVSDDNEVIGCDTSEHGETAYNI is encoded by the coding sequence ATGAATCAAGCTGATAATGCCTGGGTTCTAGTATCCTCAGCCCTAGTTTTGCTGATGACGCCCGGTCTGGCGATGTTTTACGGTGGCATGACCAGGGCCAAGAACGTTTTGTCAACGATGATGCATAGTTTTTTTCTGATTGCTCTGGCGTCAATAATCTGGATGTTTTACGGTTTCAGTCTCGCATTTGCTCCGGACGCTCTAGGCGGATGGCTGGGAGGGTCTCATTACTTCTTTCTCAACAATATAGGGGCGTCTTTGTTTCCGGACCTCGTGGATCCTTCAAAGACCATGACTATTCCAGGCACAACATTCATGATTTTCCAGTGCATGTTTGCGGTTATTACTCCGGCTCTAATTACTGGAGCTTTCGCCGAGAGAATGAAGTTCAGCTCGTTTGTGCTGTTCATGATATTGTGGATCACGTTTGTATACTGTCCGGTGGCTCACTGGGTGTGGGGTCCGGGCGGGTGGCTCGCCGGCATGGGGGCTCTTGACTTCGCAGGCGGCACGGTTGTCCATATAAACGCTGGTGTAGCCGCCTTGGCTTGCGCTATCGTAGTAGGCAAAAGAAAAGGTTATGGCCAGGCGGCGATGATTCCTCACAACCTCACATTGACGCTGCTTGGCGCAGGCCTGCTATGGTTCGGCTGGTTCGGTTTCAACGCTGGTAGCGCGCTGGCCGCAAGCGAAGGAGCGGCAATGGCCTTTGTTGTAACTCATATGGCCACATCGGCCGCTGCTCTCTCATGGCTGGCCGCTGAATGGATTATTAGAGGTAAACCCACCACTCTAGGCGTAGCCTCAGGCGCAGTCGCCGGTCTGGTAGCGGTCACGCCCGCTTCCGGATTCATAGGGCCCGTATCTTCGGTAATTCTGGGAGCAGTGGCTGGTGTGGTGTGTTACCTGGCAGTGCTTGCCAAGTCTTCTCTTGGTTATGACGATGCCCTGGACGTTGTGGGCGTACACGGAGTTGGCGGTATCTGGGGCGCAATCGCCACTGGGCTGTTCGCGTCGAAAGCTATCAATCCGGCCGGCAGTGACGGGCTATTCTTTGGTAACCCCGGGCAACTCTGGATTCAAATTGTGGCTGTGCTTGCCACTGTTGTCTACTCTTTCGTGGCCACATTGATAATCCTTTACGTAGTGAAGGCCATAGTTGGGCTCAAAGTGTCTGATGACAACGAGGTAATCGGCTGCGATACCTCAGAACACGGGGAAACAGCATACAATATTTAA
- a CDS encoding P-II family nitrogen regulator, producing the protein MKKVEVIIKPFKLDDVKEALHSIGVQGMTVTEVKGFGRQKGHKEIYRGAEYLVDFLPKIKIEMVVETAIVDQIIEKVIAAARTGTIGDGKIFVFPVETVVRIRTGERDADAI; encoded by the coding sequence ATGAAAAAAGTAGAAGTAATCATCAAACCTTTCAAACTGGACGATGTAAAAGAGGCCTTGCACTCGATAGGAGTCCAGGGGATGACCGTAACTGAGGTCAAAGGTTTCGGCAGACAGAAAGGACACAAGGAGATTTATCGCGGAGCCGAGTACCTTGTCGACTTTCTTCCGAAGATCAAGATTGAAATGGTGGTTGAAACAGCCATCGTGGACCAGATCATTGAAAAGGTCATAGCAGCCGCAAGAACGGGAACAATAGGTGACGGGAAAATCTTCGTATTTCCTGTAGAGACGGTAGTCAGAATAAGAACTGGGGAACGGGACGCGGACGCCATCTAG
- a CDS encoding ammonium transporter, which produces MNPADTAFVMICSALVLVMTPGLAIFYGGLTRSKNVLSTMMHSFFLMGLASIFWLILGYTLSFGPDVGGFIGNLTYFFGHGVGSEVKEGLTIPHSVFFAFQTMFVIITPALISGAIAERMRFGPFVLFTLLWMTVVYAPICHWVWGGGWLSKLGILDFAGGLVVHLNCGVAALVAALVVGKRRGYGARAFIPHNLTLTLLGVGLLWFGWFGFNAGSRLAADGVAGNAFIVTHMAAATGAITWVVAEWIHRGKPTTLGLASGAVAGLGSITPACGYVGLEAALFIGGIAGVICYIAVLAKDSLGYDDSLDVVGIHGVGGIWGTFCTGLFASRLINAEGGDGLLFGNAHQLLVQVIGIGAVLVYSAVVTALLLYAIKALMGLRVTQEDEELGVDTTAHGEVGYSL; this is translated from the coding sequence ATGAACCCTGCCGACACTGCGTTTGTTATGATCTGCTCGGCTCTGGTGTTGGTTATGACTCCGGGTCTGGCAATCTTTTACGGCGGCCTGACAAGGTCCAAGAATGTGCTCTCGACAATGATGCACAGCTTTTTTTTGATGGGTCTGGCGTCAATATTCTGGTTGATATTGGGCTATACCCTGTCATTCGGCCCTGATGTCGGAGGATTTATAGGAAACCTGACTTACTTCTTCGGACACGGGGTAGGATCTGAGGTAAAAGAGGGGCTAACTATACCGCATTCCGTATTTTTCGCCTTTCAGACAATGTTCGTAATTATTACTCCAGCGCTGATTTCCGGAGCGATTGCTGAGCGAATGCGTTTTGGCCCTTTTGTGCTCTTCACACTTTTGTGGATGACTGTTGTTTATGCCCCTATCTGTCATTGGGTGTGGGGCGGTGGATGGTTGTCGAAGTTGGGAATACTGGACTTCGCAGGCGGCCTGGTAGTTCACCTGAACTGCGGTGTAGCGGCTTTGGTGGCCGCCCTGGTAGTTGGAAAGAGACGCGGTTATGGAGCGCGGGCGTTTATTCCCCATAACCTGACACTGACGCTGCTTGGCGTCGGTCTGTTGTGGTTCGGATGGTTTGGGTTTAACGCCGGAAGCCGTTTGGCGGCCGACGGGGTTGCGGGCAACGCCTTTATAGTCACTCACATGGCAGCGGCTACTGGAGCGATCACCTGGGTAGTAGCCGAATGGATTCATAGAGGAAAGCCCACCACCTTGGGGCTGGCTTCAGGAGCGGTAGCCGGTCTTGGATCTATCACCCCTGCTTGTGGATACGTAGGACTGGAGGCTGCCCTCTTCATTGGAGGAATTGCGGGAGTAATTTGTTATATAGCGGTGCTGGCAAAGGATAGTCTCGGCTATGATGATTCCCTTGATGTTGTCGGAATTCACGGTGTCGGCGGTATATGGGGAACATTTTGTACGGGACTTTTCGCTTCCCGGCTGATTAATGCGGAAGGAGGAGATGGTCTTTTATTTGGTAACGCTCATCAACTGCTGGTTCAGGTCATTGGGATAGGAGCTGTCTTAGTGTACAGCGCTGTTGTGACAGCTCTGCTGCTCTATGCGATCAAGGCTTTAATGGGCCTGCGTGTAACTCAGGAGGACGAAGAGCTGGGGGTAGACACGACCGCTCATGGAGAAGTGGGATACAGCCTCTGA
- a CDS encoding P-II family nitrogen regulator: MNKIEAIIKPFKLDDVKEALNSLSVQGMTVTEVKGFGRQKGHKEIYRGAEYLVDFLPKIKVELVVHSSLVNQVIEKIIAAARTGSIGDGKIFVTPVETVIRIRTSERDEDAL; the protein is encoded by the coding sequence ATGAATAAAATTGAGGCGATCATAAAGCCTTTCAAACTTGACGACGTAAAAGAAGCGCTTAATTCTCTGAGTGTTCAGGGCATGACCGTCACTGAAGTCAAAGGGTTCGGACGTCAGAAAGGCCACAAGGAAATATACCGGGGAGCTGAGTATCTGGTGGATTTCCTCCCAAAAATCAAGGTGGAACTGGTTGTCCATTCGTCTTTGGTAAATCAGGTTATAGAAAAAATAATTGCGGCGGCTCGCACCGGTAGCATTGGTGATGGAAAAATATTTGTAACGCCGGTAGAAACTGTCATAAGAATTAGAACTAGCGAGCGTGACGAGGACGCTCTTTGA